The window cggatgtatctctcaatccaaccgttggatcttcgcatggttttgacacaacgttcctgactcatagaggtaagttctgaccggagcgattttgattttgaggattttaagttcgtctgataagctgatttccgaactggtttttaggtgtgtctccaaattatgtttgaaagatttattttggagaaaagcttagagttatggtgaaagatttcatatttgccaaggtaagggtggggttatttcatgctaaagggttgtatgatagtatgttatagtgggtttaattttatactttgatatccatgttcttctatgttgcaattttgggtatttgatgattgttggaatgtgatgatataaatgtgataagttgtgtgcaattgataatctatgtgtattagattgttatgtttgttgtgagtaaaccattgatagtgaaataatgggttttgttatagaattggaaaacaatggaatagaaatattatagttgaattaaaattaatatagtttaattattaattggatagttaaattattagttgaattgattccaataagtctatgtgattggaatatacttgagcttggaccaattatttggtttatcggtaaattacggtattttgagaaattgtttgtaattgtgttttggcttgaatatgtatgttgagaaatatatattgtcatgccaatgatgttgttttgatattgattctttatggttagttggttagcattaattctaatgactaattgcttgatgttgaaaatgtgtgttcatgtataattgacaaaaatgagaattaacatgagatagtatgattactagtgttaattggattgtgtgaatcgtaattgattaattggcctctcatatgtgaatgatgtgtgagtgttgtgaatgttgtgtacaattggtggataattcatagagttgaattattgtgatatgtggaaagttaagatggtagagatgatcttaattgcatatatttgtgagattgtacatacattcatatcatagtttgccttgaaacataggtggaattgctttgaaacacaagcgtggcttggattctagagtgaatcggaaagcggtaaactatatgtttacatttggtggctttggtcttgtccggatctgaagcgtggctagattctatatgaatcggaagcggtggaactttgggtccatattgggtaccacatgcatagagtcacatgtcttgcattgagttacattggagttatgtgatgtttgaatatatgtaattatgtgattaggtgattgttatgtgtgcatgagatgtgataattaaatttggtgatgtttgatacatgattttggtgatatatgtaaatgaaacgtatatgatgagaatgcaaatatatatatatatgtattaatgatatatgtggaatatatgaaccatgttttgccattgttgatagttgtattaatttacgttgtgattatgaagtatatgttattatgtgcttgaatgacatacttgtaaacttgaatacattgttatagttgatagttaacattattgttgtgatgcaaattgcttatattgagaagtggtgaattgtgtatgattttatctttgctatatgtattatcatactttcctttataatgtttgatatctcaccccttctgctgatgtttcccctaccatgggaaataggcaggtactcaagtatagatgtggaagtttgtagattcaccgtgtctggttggtgtgtcgctctgatacgtagcactcgggggttgtctatattgttgtttctatgttgttcatgttttagttgttgagttccaaattgaataatgagaagtactatgatgtttgaagttgtttccgattaaataagatgatttgtttataaattcgaatgttatgattccgctgcatattaaaatgaagttggtttgtctaagagctgttataagttgttttgtgcttctctgagattaaagtgctatgtagctgtttatgagttgtttataggaagtaaatgtgatatcccaaatgcattgttgatagtttttaaaatactctgatttctcgcatgatatttttgggtagaatttggggtgttacaccacgCCCCAAACATCACTGTGGATGATATCAAAAACTTGTGTTACATTAGATTGATGTGTTGGAAAAGGCAGGATTTTACTTTTACCAAGCTTGCAAGGAATACAATCAAAATTAACGGAATTAAGAGATGGAATGTGTTTATTTCCAAGAAAACTAGATTTTAACAAGTCATGAAGGACATTTGCGTTTGGATGTCCAAGACGCTTATGCCATATTTGGTAATCAACAATAGCAGAATTACATGAAACTAAAGGCAGAGAAAGACTTGGAGGCAATGAAAACTGAATTGGGAAAAGACGTCCAactttaggccccttcgcaaTTATCTTCCCTGATTGTTGGTCCTGCACAAAACAACCAGATTGTGAGAATTGTACTTGACAATCATTCTCGACTAAATGACCGACTGAAATGAGATTACTAGTGAGACCAGGCGAGACAAAAACATTTGTtagagaggaagaaatatcatcAGTGGCTGTGATAGGCAATTGATTTCCATCAGCAGTATGAATCTTGAGAtttccaaaataattttttatattcgtAAGAAATTGGGCATTGTTGGTCATGTGGTTGGAAGCTCCCGAATCAAAATACCAAGAGGAAGAAGGTTTACCCGAGAATCCGAGAGCAGAGAATGCTGAAACGATCATTTGTTGAACCATTTTAGGGGTCACCGTggaagtagtagtagtagtagaagCATTTTGTTGAACCGGTGCTGGATTGGCTGAATTGTTCGGAATAGATGAACCAACCGAGGCTGTAAAAGCTGTGACGTGTCTCTTTGGTGGCCTTATTGGACATTCCTTAAGAATATGTCCGTCTTTTTTGCAATAGTTGCATAACTTTTTCGGGCAGTTTGAAGCGTAATGTCCCAATTGCTTGCAACAGAAACATTGAACAACACTCATGTCATGACTTCTTGATTTTCCCCGTGCTACATATGCCACTGGAACAGTAGATGATTTGTTATCTTCAATGATGGACTGCGTAAGGAGACGTTGTTCTTCACGTAACAGATCATTGAAACATGTATCCAATGATGGTACAGGGTTTCTATGCATGAGAATGGACCGAATGCCTTCAAATTCTGACCTCAATTTCATAAGAAATTGATCTCGTTTAGTAGTTTCATGAACAGATTGTACAGAACTAAGACCTATAGGATTCAAATCTGCATAAACTATATCGGTGTATTCATCCCACAGATTCATGAATTGAGAGTAAAAATCAGAGATCGAAAGACTATCCTGTTTAAAGACAGCTATGTCGTGTTCAAGCTGGAATCTTCGAGCGGCGTTGTTCTGATTGTAGACTTTCTTCAAATAATTTCGCATTGTTGCTGCTGTTTTGTAAGGTCGAAGATTCAGGACAATGTTGGGATCAACAGAACCTAGGACCCAGGACATGACTTGAGCATCTTTGACTATCCATTTGGCATGTGCAACTTTATCTTTGTCTTTGTCAGGGGCTGTAGTGCTGCCATCAACATGACCCCACAAATCTTTTCCAGTGACGAATATCTCGAAATGGAATGCCCAAGCTAAGTAGTTTTTGCCATTGAGGCGAACCAACAGGACTTCATGCTTTTCGGTAGTCATGGAAATAGGAATTGAACAAGAACAAGGGGATAATTTGGATTCGGAAACAAATAACCGAGAattgaaaaagaagagaaaaaaaaacgaGAACGTGAACAAAAGTGAAACAGATCGTGAAAAAAACAGACTAGGATCGTGAAAAAAAAACAGACTAGGTTCTTGGATTTTAACCTAAGTTGATACCATGTTAACTAAGACAAAGGTTTGGACAAAACTGTTATTCTTTTCATTCTGATTTCACATATAAATACACGATTATTTCCTAAGCTGTCATATTTACATTTACAGCTAATTAtactaattaagaaaataaatattacaaataaATGTACAATCTCAACCGAATTATTTCTAATAATTTACTAATTACTGCCCATGATTCTGTTGACATAATCAACATCAAGATTTCCTTCAGAAGCTCCATGTCCTTTAAGCCTTCCATGCGCATCCAGGATTTTTTCTCTGGCGGAGCCGTACGTACCTACAAGACAACAAACCAAAACAGAATTGCAATGATTGAGCATGCGCTAGATCCAAAGTAAAGTGAAACAAAACACAAGAAGATTAATGAACGTCATACATACCAAtagcaagaaaaaaaattatctcTTGTTTTTTATGACATGGTGGTATTAATTCATGcctaaaaagagataattcataaCTGTTCAATAGTAGGCTACTTATAAGTTTTCACAGATCATCTCAAATCATATTTCCTATATAAACAATCCTAACATATACACACATATAGCAATTTATATACTAGTGCCATCTGATTTTATACAACTCTATCATCCGAACACTAAAAAAATCCTATATCAAATAACTAAAACTAAACAAATCCATAATGTTAACTCAAATTTAATGGGCTACAAAGGATTATCCAATACAAAAGAAAGTACCACTTCTCCATTTTGTATCATGAAAACCAAACAAATCCTATATTGTGAATTTTTatcttaaatattattttaagatTACCCCATTTCATGTTTTTATTATGAATCTTAAATACAATAATACACTTTTCAGTAAGAGTACGTGCCACATATAAAAACAGCACTATCTATTTTACTACAAAAACTGTTTGTGAGCTTATTTCATTGGACTGAATTGTTTGACACCTCTAAACCAAACTGTATATCCAAAATACAAACAGACATCCATAATTACATATTGAGTTCCACTTACCAAATACAGTGTCTGGTAAATTTCAAGGGTAGTTGTATTTTGGATACTGACAAGCATATCTCCCTGAATACTGCACATTATCAGGTAATCCACCATGTTGAGGTCTTATTGTTGGTTCTCCATATGGGGGAAGCGAAGCTGAAATGTAATAGcaacatattattattattgtgttgattaaaaaaataacttaaaaatagAGAAATTCTAAGAGAATAACTACGTGTGCCTGCAGCAGGTGAAAGAAACTCAGGTTGGAAATCTCTGTATTCAACATAAGGTCTTCCATATGTACTATAATTAAAAGGTTGCGACTCACGGTAGTCAACATAAGATCTTCCAGGAAAACCCATGTTGCTGTTCCCTGCCGTACTTGGCCTATAATGGCTACCCAAAACAGGGTTCCTGTATGCTTCGATGTCACCGTAAGTTCTATTGGAACCAACATTATCTCTAGGATAACAAGATGCTTCGTGATTGGAATAAAGTCCAAAAGGATAGGGTGATCTTGCAACATTTGAAATTTGACTGCTTGGATATCCTCCTGACAATGGATTCATGCTAAGCTGAGGTTCAGTCATATGACCATGTGCATCGACCTGAAAACAAGTCCTTAGAAATTAGCATTGTTGCCACAAGATAGAAATAACCAAGATGGAAACGTTTCAGTGTTGTAAATTGCAGATCATAGAAAATATTTTGACAATTTTAAGGTATTATATTTTATCGCCGTTATTTCCGCTATTTAACAATACTGAAAAGTTTGCCAGTAAATAAAAAGTTGCAAAATAGGTTTGTCTGACTAACTTGACTAGGCATCCTATAGTTGGCTTGAGAGATGGGACAATGAGCTCTCCAATGTTGAATGCCACTTCCTGAGCAAAATTGCAATAACGTCGGGATTATTAAAGATGATTATACAATAAAGTAGACTGTAAGATCGAGAAGTAACTGTAAGTAGATAAAAACCTGTTGAACTTCCTTGATTTTGCAATGTAGGCCTAAAAGAAGACTGAAAAGAACCTCTGCGCGATAATGTTGACTGGCTGTTATTAGATAGAGATGGAGTATCTTGCTTCATCTGATCCAAATACTTTTGAGACGCGTCTCGGTTCAGTTCAACAAACAAAACCTTAAAATACAAATGAAGCTTTAGTATAGTAATGCTTGATAACTTGATTCTCAGATAAACAAAAAGCAATGTAAGTAGCTATACCTGATCAAAATACTCATCGGAATTCGGCAAGTCCTTGCTTTTGGGTAGAACATAATTAGCTGCCATGGTCATAAAATATTAGAACAAGCATAAGAAGATTCTtaagttaataaaaatatgataaactaAACAACAGTAGATAACAAGTAAAGGGTAAAAAAATACCAATCATGTTATTCAAAGCATCAACTGGAACTTCTTTGCCCATTTCTTTAAATCTTTTTTCAGATCGTCTCTTGAGCTCTTCTGGCTTTGGGAACACGACAACAGCAATCTGGAACggacaaaatattatattatccaatctATAGTAAACTTATTTCTCTAGCTTCAACAAACAAAAAGACAAATAGCTACCTTTTGATAGTCAACAAAAGGCGTAAGCTTACGCTTGCGTGCATTTTTGTACACATTTGTCTGATCGATTATATAATTGCGAGGTATGTTAGCCGCCCTGGACAGAATTACATTGAACATTGAACTTGCCTTGTCCATCAAACGGTCAAACCTTTCACCATAGTTATTTTTCCGCAACAGCCCAGGAACCTAAACAAAACTGGATTAAGCAAAAATTGAAGATAAAAAATGATAACAAAAGATGATTGGGAAGCTAAACTAACCTTCATTTGTTCAAGAATTAAGTTTGTGCCAAGCAAAACATAACGCTTCTCCGGATGATTTTTCAGCCCATGTAGTTTTTCCTGAAGCCGGTAATCCCACGAGCATCATCAATTCACAATCCTTTGGGTCAGAAAATGAAGGTCCCATAACCGCATTTCCATCTGCAACTGCCAAGGCCCAAGGTCTGAACCCTTCTTGAGGAACAAGTCCTTGTTCAACACTGAATTGCATCCGAACCTCAACATTTTTCAACAGAACATGCGGAAAAAGTGCCCATTCCCAAGGTGAGTCCTTTGAAAAAGAAGAGTCCATTCCAACACCAAAAGAACCAACATCAAATTGCAATGCAATACCCAACCATTTACCATTCTTAGAGAAAGCAATAGTAGCTAGTggtttactctcaagatcaacACAACAAACTATTGTATCACCAACACCAAACCTATCACCATAATTCAAAAACTTTCCAGCATTGGAAAACTTGCCGGTGCCACCATAACCAAAGCTTTGTTTAGTCTCACCAAGAGCTCCAACGGCATCATCACCTCTAGAAACACCAAGACGACAAAGATGTTGCTGATCAGGAGAAGTATCATCGGTATCAACGGGTTGAGCAGAAACAACAATGCACCCAAAACAATACCTACCATTTGTTATTCCAACAGTAGCTCTAGCACCAGACCAACAATAAGCAAACCCTTCCTCATTAAGGCCATATCCAACAAGTCCATTGCATTCAATGTTGAAATctaacaaaatcaatcatgaaacaCCATACATTAACATACAAATTACAATTGCTTCAATATTAAAATCTAACAACGTCGGCCAGTTAAATACTGAAGtagatataaaaaaaatgataccTAAATCACAATCAGCAGAATTGAGAACAACACGGGATGACGAAGAAAGTGGTTCCAACGCATCTTGTTTTGCTTTCTTATGATGAGTTGATGCTTCCTCTTCTTCCAATGAGAAATGGCGTTTGGTAGGAGCCATTGTGGAATGTGATAGATATGCGTAGAGAGTGGAGATATTGTAAAATATAACTAACTTTTAAAACAGTAAATGATAATGAAGCAATTTATAAGagtgaaaaaatataaaatattcagTCAAAATATATACATgttcataataattaaattaattttggaaATTACTAACAAATTCTTATTTTAGGTAGAAAAAATTAATGGAGATATTATTAaaagtaaataattttttaaaacaataaataataataataatgcaatTCATAGGGGAAAAATTACTAAAGATTCAGTCAAAATAAGTTattgtttataattattaaattatttaaggaaATCACTAACAAACTTCTATTTTAGGTAgaaaaaaatcattcaaaatcaGTGGAGGTATTATTAAAAGTAAATAATTTCTTAATATTGCAATTCATAGGAgagaaatttttatttaatattcagTCAAAAtagataaattttaataataattaaattaattttaggaatTACTAATAATTTCCCATTTTAGACTGAAAAAATACATTcactaatttagcaacttttataggaaaaattagtggagatattattaaaataatataaaataatgatGCATTTAATAGGggtaatttattaaatattcaattaaaatacataaattttgataataattttaaaatttttagggaattattaaatagaaaaataattaaattttctatgaaaa is drawn from Vicia villosa cultivar HV-30 ecotype Madison, WI unplaced genomic scaffold, Vvil1.0 ctg.000044F_1_1, whole genome shotgun sequence and contains these coding sequences:
- the LOC131622779 gene encoding uncharacterized protein LOC131622779, producing the protein MPSQVDAHGHMTEPQLSMNPLSGGYPSSQISNVARSPYPFGLYSNHEASCYPRDNVGSNRTYGDIEAYRNPVLGSHYRPSTAGNSNMGFPGRSYVDYRESQPFNYSTYGRPYVEYRDFQPEFLSPAAGTPSLPPYGEPTIRPQHGGLPDNVQYSGRYACQYPKYNYP